Genomic DNA from Triplophysa rosa linkage group LG6, Trosa_1v2, whole genome shotgun sequence:
TATTGCCGTTTTGTGTCAACACTTTAATTAAACTGAGTAGTACAGTGACGGTCTGTCCTTCAGTGATGAGTAGATTATTTGTACTGTATTATTTAGAGAAAGCTTTTAAAACTGGAGCTGTTTACCACCTCAGAATAATATGTCTTGTATATAATGAAAGACTCGCTTTTATATATCATTCTATAGCACATTTCAGACATATGATATACTTACAGAGATTTAACCTGTAGGCCTAAGATTTGTGCATGTTTCATTGTTatatttatgaaagaaaatgctATATTTTTGTATTGGCTGCAGAATCTacaaatttttaataaaaataaaacatttttattttgtctttgtgtttctGTGCAGAAAACAATAAGCACAAAGAACTTTAGTATCTAAAGTTGATTTATGAACATGTTTATGACATGAACTGTTTCACAAGAGGGTTATGAAAGATTAAAATCAGTGATAAACTTTGAATTGCCAGAGGTGTCCTCAACATTTAATAAGTTGCGGTTGCAAAGAGCTGTTCTGGACAATACTGCGAGCTACTGGAGAATATTTTTCAGtcagaattttgtttttgtaatcggCGGTGTTGCGCTACGTCCTCAAAGCGCATTTAACAGCGATTGGTGAACAAGTCACCAAGTCTGTTAAGACAACCAATCACTGATGAGTGCGACCTTAAGGTTGATGAGAAATGCGACACTAATCATACGTTAAACAGTTTCACAACAGCAGCTGTGCGAAGGCTGGGCGCTTCCGGAATCATACAGCTCAACAACATCGGTGTCGTGCACAACGTACAGACGCGTTTGTTTCAGGACAATATTTCGTGTACAGACGGTAAAAATAAACACCAATAAACAATGGTATGACTTCTGATTAAAGGTAGGAATTTCATAACTTTTACTGTAAAGCCTGTAAAGACTAGAATACTATAGGATTCAATACATACTGCTGTTTACGAGAtgaatattttatattcatagtTATATATTTActcaatattatataataaatgacTAATACCTAAATTAAGACATTTAAGTAGGTAAATTCAAGTACATTGTTATTAACagacagtaatcctcatatttaaatgaacattaatcttaattttattttatgtttgactGTATGCTATATGACTGATTTATAATGCTCTCCCCTACAGCCGGCTCCTACGTGGTGCGCAAAATCAGTGCAGCCCTTAAACAGGGAGAACAGCCTGACCAACCTGTGCTCACACCATGTAGTCTGGCTAAAGGTGAACTCTCATTATATATTTCACACTCATACAGCCATAAACAGATTTTTATCATTCACGTTAAACATCAGCACAGCTTATTATCAGTCAGGAAAAACACACTATGTTTAAACAGAcacatacattattttattgttcAGCACAGCAGATTCAAGAATTTCCTCATTCCtcaaagtgatacttcacctaaaaaataaaattctgtcatcatttactgacctccaagttgttccaaaactgtatacatttgtttgttatgattaacacagagaaatatatttggaagaatgctcataaccagacatattttgtcccccattgactcacatagtaggaaaaattactttatcatttttttttgttctgttgaacacaaaagaagacattttgaataatgtaggacagcagtcagttctggggcacttttgactaccattgtgtttttcctactatggtagtcaatgggggtcaaaatctgtctggtcataagcattcttccaaatatgtttctctgtgttcatcagaacaaagcaattcatacaaatttggaacaactcgaaagtgattaaatgatgacagaatcactTTAAGTATGTGACAGTATGTCAGGTTTTTATACCATTTAGCCTCAGGACGAAAGAATCAAAGCACATCAGTGTTTATGGAATGTACAGATTGCATGTACAAATGTAACTAATGTTGTCtgacgtgtttgtgtgtttccagGTAAAAAAGAGCTCTATGCCGGGGATGCAGCATTAATGTCGAATCCAGAACCTGAGGGGGTTGCTGGCTCATCTGCATTTGCGCCTGCAGTGACAGCTGTGCAGAATTGTGGTTCCTGAGGTTAAAGGTCATGCAGAAGCAAATCTGGGCACACAAAGGGTCAACATTGCTGAAAAACTCTGCATTCCACCTAAAGCAGACATAACCAACCAGCGATGCCAGAAAAAAAATGCTGGTCAAACAAATTTGCTGGTTGAACAGCACAAAACCAGCACTAACATTTCAGCAAAGTTTTTATATCAGCATTGTGAAATATGACACCAAACCAGTTTTGCTCTGCAtgaccttttatttttaggtgccAACACTAGTGGcctttatctctctctttcgATATGTTTTCATTCagctgtaatatgtgaagatcgGTTCATCAACCTCTGTTTCAGGGACGGTTCAGATCTGATTTTTTACCTGCAGCTGTTTAATTATATGACTGCATTTCGACTAGACTTACAGTATATCACTTGCATGACAAAAACAACCAATAAATTAGTGAGCTCTAATtctattattgtccttttgtttCTTTCTCAAATGAGTCAACAACAAATTAAGATGTTGAACTTGATGTTATGTATGACTTGATATTGCACTTTTAAGGAGGGCCAACTTTCTGTTATTTGTAATAGTTTAGATGGTAAATGTTCATTGGGTGTGGTGTTTTGATGTCCAAATACTTTTAGCATTAGTGTTTTTACTCTGAGcaaaacaactcaactcaactttatttatatagcgctttttacaattttcattgttacaaagcagctgtacatgagacatattgactataagcaaaacaattaaagttgtacctgtaaaaacaagaaaaaggtgaaaacacagaagacaagacatacccacatacaaaacactccacacacaatatccacacgtactaacacacacagacaagcacgcacgcacagtgaaagcacacatttaagataaaggagagagaaacacatgtcaaatattaaacagactataaaatcctatatgcaatattaattaagtaaaattaaacaattctaaagcagcccccggccaggcaaacagtgcaaaacagtatgcaaacagtggTGAGGAACCctaaactccaatcgagaaaaaaaacctcaggagaacccaggcccaaccaggggattccagttcccctctggcaatagctgctgcctctgcacaagctcgacagtgcttgcacaaccaggctaaataaaaataaataaatttactaataaggtaaattatagatttaagattatcactaataatctaatagcatttgaaatgttgtagtgaagacgtgtcaagtcgccgcgtccttctttatccagctctatcatctcagctcttgtcaggtcgccgcttcccattctctgctctaccatcaggtctgagcatgaactgcatcctgcttgctgtggtaaccttggatcaatgagacaagactggctgagagtagagtactgttctgcactctttgatgcaacaagtacatcagttgttgttggaagttttcctggttccggttgatctaactaatgcagcctaaacattttggaccagttggagtttttgtaataagcctgcagggcaaccacctaacagtgcattacagtaatctagtcttgatgtcatgaatgcatgaattaacttccctgcatctgacagtgacagcatatgacgtagtttagatatattcttaaaatggacaaacgcaattttacaggtgttggcgacatggctctcaaatgacagattactatcgaatagaactccaagattcttagctgacgacaAGGGTTTTATGtgacatccgtcaatagttaagcagtattcttggttgttacgtatggcggttttcggtccaataagtaacacttctgttttgtccgagttcagtaataaaaaattgttactcgatggaactgctgtgtttcatgaggcttcgaggaaatataaagttgagtatcatcagcataacagtgaaagctaactctgtgtcactttatttttttatatttatttattttatttatttataatgcgaagagcagaggccctaagactgagccctgtggtacaccgtactggacttgcgatttgcgtgacacctcattgtttattgctacaattTGAAAAacgtcggataaataagatttaaaccatttcaaagctattcccttaatgccgacataattttcgagtctatgtaggagtgtgctgtggtcaatggtatcgaatgcagcactaaggtctagcagcaccaataacgagatacaacctcggtcagacgccaatagcagatcatttgtaactctgatcaaagcagtctctgtactgtgacatgctctaaatccagactggaattcttcattgatgtcattcctttggagcataattgagttgaaacgactttttccagaactttagacatgaaaggtagattcgatataggcttATAGTTCCTTAGGGTCAAGttggttttttttgacaaggggccatATAACAGCCACCATATATGCTTTAGgaacatgtcctaatgtcagagatgagttaatgatactaagaagaggatctataatttctgggagcatctctttcagtagatttgtaggtgtagggtctagcatgcatgttgttggtttagatgatctaatggtTTTAAAcagttcatcgtgatctacggtagaaaataatagcaatttctccttaggggcgctgtagttagtttgttcagcgggtttgtTCAAACAACAACCATCACTTGCAATTGTGGCGAAACTGCAGCATATCAGGTAATAttggtttttatttaaatatacaataaatgcgtagaaaaacaacattttgccAAACATAAAGCAAACTTGCCTACAATGTTATCTATTGTTATTagaatgtgtttatattttCGTTTAGCAATATTTTGTAGCCGTTCTCCTGAGCTAGACCTACACCTTAATAAACTGTTAAtatgtgttgtgtgtaatttCTTATTCTTATCAAAtctgagcttcagtttatacCCCAAATACAACTGTtcaatatgaataataatattccacttacattaataatatatttgaattaaAAGCGAATACGTCAACTGACCAAATGTGGACATCACTTTTCACCGGGACAGAAGCGTGCTCTTtataccactagatggcgcacttaATCTTCGCATTTTCACGTTACCGCTTCTCAAAGAAGAAGAGCATCTGACTTCCGGTGACTAGCGGAAGTTTTTAGTCGAGGGCTGTAATCCAAATACACATGCGCTCACTTTCAATTCATCAGCGaaattatcttcttttatcATGATCTACAGTTTACACTGACTCTGGATTTGAAAAGTAAGTAGAATATATAAACATTGAACCAATATGAGGGCAGATTTAGGCGTTGTATTAGCTAGAAGTTTAATGAGGAACTTTTGTTTActgttaaatgtatttaattgttGATTGTTTTATACGGCATGTGCTAAACTCCCCTAATACATGTAAGAagataaatctcacaaattagGCGTTTTTGATTCAGGTTAAAGATGTGCTGTTAGCACGTTACATTGATGAAACATTGCTGATTCAGCTGTCCTGGTTACAATAGTAAACCCAGGTTCTAATCTCATGTGTTGTGTCTGTTCTCCTCTGTGCTGTGCTTGCGATCTCAAAGAGGCTTTTTAACCTTTGTTTGGAGAATGCCACATGAAAAAACCCGCAGTAGTCTCTTGTCTGACACCCTGAACCGGAGAAGAGCTCTGACCCTCTCACCAGGTGGCAAACATGTCAGCTGTCAGGTAAGTCCATACATAAAACAACATCTGGCGACTGGCATAGTgatgtttattatgttaaagCTTTAACAAAGgatttaaaataatcttttcGACATGCCCATGTGTCCCAGACTGAAAGTCCACTCAAGATTCCCAGGAGAAGTTCCACAGCTAAAGATGAGGATATAGAGACATCTAAAGATTGGAAAAAGAGCAGCACCAAGGTGACTATAGATGAACTGAAAGTGTTGCATGTCAATATAACATTGTCTTTATACAAATAGGGTGTGTActgacacttaaagggacagttcacccaaaaataacatttttgtcagcatttactcaccctcgacttgttccaaaactgtatacatttctttattctgattaGCACAGAGAACATATTTGGAACAaggcttataaccaaacagttcttggccactatcatagctggaaaaaatacaatggttgtcaaaagtgccccacaactatttgttaaaaaatatatttttgttgaacagaacaaagtaatttataaagcatttttttcttctatggtagtcaatggtggccaagaactgtttggttacaagcattcttacaaatttgtttctctgcgttcatcagaacaaataaatgtatacagatttggaacaaattgagggtaagtaaaaaaaacaatgtaaactGTTCCTTCAAAATTTAAACCTAAAATCAGTTGTAAAGATAGTAAATAAAAGActataataaatgaaatgtagcAATTGCAGTTTTTGCTCACTGTAtataatgacaaataaaaatgtggcTTTACAGATCAAttgtaaaataatcatttgaccatcttttattaacaaaaataatgagaccagttttacatTTGATAAAAATTTATGATTTCCCCCCACAgtaatattcaattcaattcaattttatttatatagcgcttttcacaatgtgcattgttccaaagcagctttacaggagcaaataagaaaaacacagaaaggtaaaacacagcacagtgcatggtgtttatagaccaagcaagatcattataataaataatatctaataaataaatgaataaataaataataaataaataaatgcagtctcccggtgagcaagccaacactgcactgctctgctgtgctgtggcgaggaacccaaactccaatgctgaataatggagaaaaaaaaaactcgggagaaaccaggctcagccgggagggccagatctcctctgacgtgtcatggctgcactcagtgaccccgaccaaaaattttgaaattaaaacatactactttttgcaacaaataaCCTGTGATCTCAAATATGTTTTGATagtcttatttattttatttgtttatgtgtttgtattaGATCCATTGGACACAGCTGGCATCAAATGGTACGTCCCCCCAGTTAGATCCCAGATCAACCAGTGATCGAGGACAAAAAACATGGCAGGAATTTGAAAGGTAAAATGCTTGCTGGGCTCTGGTACAAGGCTGTAATTCTGATTGTCTTATTcgtttaaatgatgacatcagagCCATAATCTAACGAAGTCTGCTAAATTCTGAGGATTTAACCTGAATGTTTAACGTTCTTTATTTCCCACCTGTTTCCTGTAAGAGGAAATGATGCTAGTCTCATTAAGCAGTGAGAACACCTGCATGCATTCTGCATTTGGTTTGAGTTGTTTTAGGGCACAGTAAGATTGTACTGCTGCCTGTAATGAAGTTGTAAGCGATTAATTTGTCTTATCTGGCTTTAACACATCAACTACTACTCTTTTGCTTATCATTCACGCACCATCTGTGCATGCTGGCTCGTGAACTaaatttgtaaatgtgtgtgccACTGTGCCATTAGTAATCAAATGAAGCAAATAATGAATCCATATGTCTATGGGATTTTTGCCTGCTCTTATTGTTTGCTGGGTTAAAAATAGAAAACTAATTGCACATTGCTGATAGAACAAGTCACATTATTTTCGGTGCAATTAAAATCTGTAGCACAAACTGTGAAGTATAAGTtgtgctcttaaagggacagttcacccaaaataaaaatctgtcatcatctactcaccctcaagttcttccaaatctgtataaatgagAATTattatgaacacagagaaagatatttggaagaatgcttgttaccaaacagttcttggccacagactaggaaaaatgacaatggtagtcaaaagtgccccagaactgtttgctttcctactttaaaatatcttcaacaaagaaatgtataaagcaatttttcctactattgtagtcaatggtggccaagaacactttggttacaagcattcttccaaatatctttctctgtgttcatcagaacaggaaatttatacagatttagaacaacctGAGAGTAAGTAtgtgaagacagaattttcatttttggttgaactgttcctttaagtttaATATGTAGTGTTTGTTCcctaataattataaaaaataatgtgcaTGTTGCTGatcaaattatttattattcttaCAGACGTCAGGTTAAGGTTATCTTAGAAGATGTCCTCCAGACAGAGATCGGACAAAACTTTCTAAGAAGTAGCAGACAGAGTTTCCAACTGAAAAACCAAAATGAGCCCAAAAGAACAGCCAGAGAGAGGCGAAGTGATCAGACATCAACAAGTGAGCTCAAAGACACGAGAAGAAGCAGTGTGTCAGTGAGAGGTAGAAAAGACTCTGCTGAAGCAAAATATTCTTCTCCATGCCCAAAACAGACCGAATCAACCCCTTGTACTGAAAATGAATCATGTTCATCCAAAGATaggaaaaagataaaaaaatcacgAGTCAAACAAACTAACTCTTCACTGAAACAATCAGAGCTGTCTGAAGAATCAAATAACTCGTATTCACCTAGAGAAAGTGACTCTCCAGAGATTAGCGATCAGTTGTCTGAACAGATCAAGCCATCTACATTTAAAGAGACGGAAGCAACATCGCTTGAAGGATCTCCACAAAATGATGAAGCAGTTTTGTCTGAATttgaattgggacacagcccCTTATCATCAATAGAAGAGCAAGTTCACCTCAAAGAGGATGACACTGATAGTGAGGTAAGATTCATATTCGTAAATGAATTACTACCCGCTAGTTGGTTGCAGGTATTCTTGAAAGAAACAACAGAAGTTATCAATATTTATGATATATTTTCCAGAAAAAGAGAGTCTATAAATTTGAATTGTGTAAACCTGCTGAATATTAAATAGTCAACAGAAGCTACTAGTCATGGACTAAAAGCCACAAAAATCAAATTTCTTGCTGTGCACTACTAGAAGTCCTTACTCTTTACTGGTCAACTTTGCAGCATctaaccaatcagaaagaaagTGAAGAAACACAAGAATTCTCAGAGTATACAGAAGAAGATATTAAGGAAACCCGCAAACGCGTGAATGGAGAGGTGGTGCAGGAGTTGGAGGGGTTAAGGGGTAGTGTGTTGCGTCTCTCAGTCGGGGCTGATGGGGAGGTCCCGCTCAAAAGATGTCGTTTGGACAGCCTCTCAAGTGAACAGGTTCCTGGCTCAGACTCTGCCTCTGAGAGTGCAGAGGGACAGTCCTGTCAGCCCCTCCCAACTGAAACCAGTAAGTGATTAGTGATGTCACAAGAACATTCTGGTATGATTTTATTAACAGTTTTTATGTCAGCATCAGTGATTTGACTAAAGCAGCATGTGTTTTGCTTTCATTTGTTTTGGCTATTTGGTGACAATCACTCCCTCTTTACCTCTCAAGTTGTTCTCTCAAgtgaagaggaggaagaggaggatgtGGTAAAAGACAAAGAGGAAGAGATCTTAAACATTCAGCCACCAGAGGGCGATAAAGACATGGATAGACTAGAGACACCAGAAAGTATATATGAGCAGATACCAGTGCCTGATTTTCAATCGCACATTACACGACTGTACACACAGGTTGGTTTGATGATCCACATACTGCACTATATGTACAAGACTATTGTTCCAAATACAGTGGCCTCAGAAATTATTTGgacatttaaagcaatagtttGCTCAAAagtcaaaattctgtcatcatttactccccctcttgtcatttcaaacctgtatgactttctttctcttgCCGAACAcgaaagaatatattttaaagaatgtcggtaaccgaaaACTGttagtccccattgacttgcattggttttgtctccatataatagaagtcaatggggactagCAGTTTTTGGAAACCagcattgttcaaaatatcttcttttgtattctgcagaagaaacaaagtcatacaggtttatttattttgcgttacaattgttttttcttcatttttaaatgtgaaaaagcATTTAATTGGTTATTTGAGAGTTTTTTTTCAAACTGTGTAATTTTGTATAGATCATAGAGAAAACAGTCTCAACCATGAATGTGCATTCTCATGGCCCATCACAAAGTGTTCAGACTTGTGTAAACacaaagtgtttatttgtgttaaaaccTGTTTTCAGAGTTGTAGCATGATGGAGTTGCGACTGTCTTCGCTTCATATCGGTGGAGTTAGTGCCATATCCAATGAGAATATGAAGGTAAGGACAATATAATAGATTAATTTCTTACAaactatttaataaaaatgcaaattagtgtttttaaagcatcaggatgttattatattatacatatattaCAGATTACAACAGAGAAGATCATCATTTCATTAAAAGgtaaacatttaacaaaaatcaacatttattatttaccaGTAAAACTTCTGTTCATGCTTTCTGTTTATAAACTGTGTCACTTGTAGATTCTTCAGTGAAAGTTTCTATATCGATGGCAAGCGTGCGTAAATACAGTGTGTGGGAGGGGACCATGTTGAAGGGGTGTGAACTGGTTAAGGATGATGACATCCTGCCCCCTTCTTTGCTGCTCCTATGGCTGTCTGACACTCAGGCCCGCCAAATGCACAAAGATCTGTCCGTTATCCAACCAGAGACATGCCCAGGTCATATATCTGCACTACCTTTCTGTATGCTGGAGTGCTCTTGTATAGTTGAAATGACGTTTTCTCGGTGTTGTGCTATGTGTTCAGATGAAGGCAGCACGTGTGTGGTGCTGTGTTTGGCAGAGCCTGTTGCTGGCATTGAGAGCGCCATCTTGGCCTCACTAATGGATCTGGTGGCTCTCAACCAGGGCAGTCCAGAGCTCTTCTCCCCCCTCACACATTCAGACTCCCTGAACCTGCTGCAGAGCTCCCAGGAAACACATCTGCTCAAGCTACTGACGTCAAAATATGACATGCAGACCAGTACTGCTGCACAGGCAACTGTATCTGCCATAAAGGTGCGTTTTGTGTGATCTTTTGTGATGTtgcatgtttttattctttGAGATTTGCATGTACAAATCTGCTGCTTATCTTGCCTTTATGTTGTTCATTCCTGTACATTTTTGTCGTCTCAGGACGCTGATGTTCAGCTGAAGCCAGTCTACACGCTGTGCCACAGGAGATCTCATGGTTCCTACAGTGTTTCAATGGAACCTGGGCTCGGGTCAGAATGGACCCCGTACCGCCACCAAGGTCCTACACGCAGGTACACAAACTCAAAACAGAACTTGGTATTGTTGTGAAGTGAAGTCATATTATTAAATAGATAATTACGGCTGGAAAAAAAGGATAATTGGATTTGCGTATCTTTCTGTGCATTTCAGTTCTGATTTGCCTCCATTAATCTCTTTAGGTTGATTCAGTTCCCTCCTCCGCCCTCTAAAGGAGCCCTCTCTGTGACAACAGAAGACTTGGAGTGTTTAGACAGTGGCGAGTTTCTTAATGATGTCATCATCGACTTCTACCTCAAGTAAGGCTGGTATTGAGATGCTGTACATCAGCGGGAGGAGTTTCATTTGATCCAGCCATTCCCTTAAGGTTTGGGGAGATTTAGGGTGGAATTAAACAAATTGTTCACTTAGTGGATTTTGGCCTGAAGTCAATTAGCTTTTCCTGACCGAGAATCACCCACAGAAAGAGGTTGTTCGAATGAGTCTGCAAATgttgaaataaatgtttcaaaaatatttttttaggtatctTTTGGTGCAGAAGGCTCCACCGTCATCTGTTGAAAGATCACATGTTTTCAGCAGCTTTTTCTATAAACAGCTCACACGCAGAGACAATGCGAATGAAGACAGCACAAGCACACCGTGAGTGTATTTCAGATTGTCTGCAGTAACAAAGAAAGCTGTTtcactgtacatttttatatttatgatggGTTTTTTGCTTTCAGAGCTCAGGTCAGAAGGCATCAGCGTGTAAGGACATGGACCCGTCATGTAGACATCTTTGACAAAGACTTCCTGTTTGTACCTGTCAATCAAGAGTAAGTAGTTGTTTGATTGTGTCCACATGAAGCGGCTCCTGATAGTTTTCGGacaatttgtgaccctggacaacaaaaccagtcttatgggtcaatttttcgaaattgagatttttacataatctgaaagctgaataaataaactatatagatataaatatagatatatgagttgttagaataggacaatatctgactgagatacaaccgtttaaaactctggaatctgagagtgcaaaaaaatcaaaatattgagaaaattgcctttgaagttgttaatcagatgcactgtggcagaccatccactcacaaaataaagtttttatatatttaaggcaggaaatttacaaaatatcttcatggaacatgatctttacttaatatccaaatgatttttggcataaaagaaaaatcgataattttgacccgcacaatgtatttttgtcttttactaaaaatgttcccgtgctacttaagactggttttgtgatccagggtcacatttgtacTTTTTGCTCATGAACTACCTATCAGCAGATTATTGTCAGATTTTTGTTCATATTTCAATGGGGCTTAAGTCTTTACGTGTCTGTTTTGTTCGTGTCAGATCTCACTGGTATTTGGTGGTAATATGTTTCCCCGGGTTGGAAGAACCGCAGTGTGTGAACAGGGAAGGATTTGGTGAGGAGGGTCTGTGTAAGAACGAGACTGAGATCCAGTCTGACAACAGGTCCAACAGTGATGAGGATAAAGACGCAGGTAACGCAAGTTTTTAATTCTTCAATTTGTTCAGTTTGACCCATCAGAACCTGGAAATAGGGAATACCATCTCATGATGCTGAGCACCTTTTTTCCTAATTTAGATGACAGCCACAAAAAGGCCAGTAATTCTCATGAACCCGTGGTAAGTCACCATAAACATTAATATCTGACAGGGCTCTTCAGTCAGAAATATATAGGATTTATTCGATTTTTGTTGAGATTTAATATAGAAAAGTAACACATTTTCTGCCTCTTTCTCTGTAGAACTGCACGGAAAGTACCTGTAAGAGACAAACTATCTGCAAAAGGTGTGTGGGTTTCTTAAAATTGTAAGCACCGTAGCTCAGCATGA
This window encodes:
- the senp7 gene encoding sentrin-specific protease 7, producing MPHEKTRSSLLSDTLNRRRALTLSPGGKHVSCQTESPLKIPRRSSTAKDEDIETSKDWKKSSTKIHWTQLASNGTSPQLDPRSTSDRGQKTWQEFERRQVKVILEDVLQTEIGQNFLRSSRQSFQLKNQNEPKRTARERRSDQTSTSELKDTRRSSVSVRGRKDSAEAKYSSPCPKQTESTPCTENESCSSKDRKKIKKSRVKQTNSSLKQSELSEESNNSYSPRESDSPEISDQLSEQIKPSTFKETEATSLEGSPQNDEAVLSEFELGHSPLSSIEEQVHLKEDDTDSEHLTNQKESEETQEFSEYTEEDIKETRKRVNGEVVQELEGLRGSVLRLSVGADGEVPLKRCRLDSLSSEQVPGSDSASESAEGQSCQPLPTETIVLSSEEEEEEDVVKDKEEEILNIQPPEGDKDMDRLETPESIYEQIPVPDFQSHITRLYTQSCSMMELRLSSLHIGGVSAISNENMKITTEKIIISLKDSSVKVSISMASVRKYSVWEGTMLKGCELVKDDDILPPSLLLLWLSDTQARQMHKDLSVIQPETCPDEGSTCVVLCLAEPVAGIESAILASLMDLVALNQGSPELFSPLTHSDSLNLLQSSQETHLLKLLTSKYDMQTSTAAQATVSAIKDADVQLKPVYTLCHRRSHGSYSVSMEPGLGSEWTPYRHQGPTRRLIQFPPPPSKGALSVTTEDLECLDSGEFLNDVIIDFYLKYLLVQKAPPSSVERSHVFSSFFYKQLTRRDNANEDSTSTPAQVRRHQRVRTWTRHVDIFDKDFLFVPVNQESHWYLVVICFPGLEEPQCVNREGFGEEGLCKNETEIQSDNRSNSDEDKDADDSHKKASNSHEPVNCTESTCKRQTICKRPCILVMDSLKLSLHERIFKLLREYLQVEWEVKRGGYRDFSVENMEGFHCKVPLQDNSSDCGLYLLQYAESFLQDPVVHFDLPLRLERWFPRQKVRGKREEIRDLILHLFRFQQGSLGNEALIDRIDNRNVI